The Sphingomonas alpina genome has a segment encoding these proteins:
- a CDS encoding O-antigen ligase family protein, translated as MLLNFIPLLPIIIVLCFAAIRFWGTAIIAVLVWAMFEGAVRKWVLPGFQSQLLLVKDFILVFAYLGYFISARSSEDLGPKSGTLLFLLLLEAVYCVIQLINPNSPSSLLSLFGLKNYLIYLPLAFIIPDIIKDRLQLRKIMIQTCYLAIPIALLGLYQFSQPPTSWVNQYVSHEEGVEAVVSVFGEQGEGDFKYGRARTSSTFSYIGGFMTFLLLAAPLAASLLLASVPKRRTLLIVTAALALSIGGAATTGARTPMVVFAFAGPLLLLIGGWKGLLPFQVALRFAVGLAVVGIATVAIFGTAFSALEYRANNADSAVARLATPITEAADAFETSPLIGTGIGSNSNAAMSLIGGDYLWWLNGNAYELETARVMQELGFVGFTLVFLPKVFVIILVLGHLRKSKSPLMIATHMASLIFVVVHLVLFTVNNPTGGLMYWTIVGVSIAAFRIEMAERRSRSQQNYYLERGYPLGEVALV; from the coding sequence ATGCTTCTGAATTTCATTCCGCTTCTACCCATCATCATCGTGCTCTGCTTCGCCGCGATACGCTTCTGGGGTACAGCGATCATCGCGGTGCTCGTCTGGGCGATGTTTGAAGGCGCAGTGCGTAAATGGGTCTTGCCGGGCTTTCAGTCGCAGCTCCTGCTGGTCAAGGATTTCATCCTCGTTTTCGCCTATCTCGGGTATTTCATCTCGGCCCGCAGCAGCGAAGACCTCGGCCCGAAGAGCGGGACATTGTTGTTTCTGCTATTGCTCGAGGCCGTCTATTGCGTAATTCAGCTAATCAATCCCAACTCGCCATCATCGCTGCTGAGCCTGTTCGGATTGAAGAATTACCTGATCTATCTGCCTCTGGCATTCATCATCCCCGATATCATCAAGGATCGGCTGCAGCTGCGCAAGATCATGATCCAGACCTGCTATCTGGCGATTCCGATTGCATTGCTTGGCCTGTATCAATTTTCCCAACCGCCCACGTCCTGGGTCAATCAATATGTGAGCCATGAAGAAGGGGTCGAGGCCGTCGTGTCGGTGTTCGGCGAACAGGGCGAAGGTGACTTCAAATACGGGCGGGCGCGAACCTCGAGCACGTTCTCCTATATCGGCGGATTCATGACCTTCCTGCTGCTCGCGGCACCGCTCGCGGCATCGCTGTTGCTGGCATCGGTCCCCAAGCGGCGGACGCTGCTGATCGTTACGGCCGCATTGGCGCTGTCCATCGGCGGCGCGGCGACCACGGGTGCGCGAACACCGATGGTCGTCTTCGCCTTTGCGGGTCCACTCCTCTTGCTGATCGGTGGTTGGAAAGGCCTGTTGCCGTTCCAGGTGGCACTCCGCTTCGCGGTCGGCCTGGCCGTTGTCGGCATCGCTACCGTGGCGATTTTCGGCACTGCCTTTTCCGCGCTCGAATACCGCGCCAACAACGCCGACAGCGCGGTCGCGCGGCTTGCCACCCCGATTACCGAGGCGGCCGATGCGTTCGAGACCTCTCCGCTCATCGGCACTGGCATCGGCAGCAATTCCAACGCTGCAATGTCGTTGATCGGCGGCGATTATCTCTGGTGGCTCAACGGCAACGCCTATGAGCTGGAAACCGCGCGCGTTATGCAGGAACTGGGTTTTGTCGGGTTCACTCTGGTGTTCCTTCCCAAGGTCTTCGTCATCATCCTGGTGCTAGGCCATCTGCGAAAATCGAAATCGCCGCTGATGATCGCGACGCATATGGCGAGCCTGATCTTCGTCGTGGTCCACCTCGTACTATTCACGGTCAACAACCCGACCGGCGGATTGATGTACTGGACGATCGTCGGCGTCTCGATCGCGGCGTTCCGCATCGAGATGGCAGAGCGGCGAAGCCGATCGCAGCAGAATTATTATCTGGAGCGCGGCTATCCGCTCGGAGAAGTGGCTCTGGTATGA